In Ostrea edulis chromosome 4, xbOstEdul1.1, whole genome shotgun sequence, a single window of DNA contains:
- the LOC125668480 gene encoding uncharacterized protein LOC125668480 — protein sequence MFLGVTNMGDNGGTNSSVKIQLTSAFSNLKVGQEQDFPGRCKEDLKLLGGSDRNEIDALWSAVIGPDSSREEVGAEVQNTIKHKKKIPKRMEPYPQEVIFSMQKISLDHEKCENEQCMCSKQGCQRETGKMYNYAKVATLTPPPRKYIREARLKYHHSEKDRKHIIRAARLKLMKPGRQSEQIPLHGKETTLPAVGHDLNSQASSNFLFGSECKTNLQNFSSLMRGSRETAKDLECTSLHKKLKSSSHKHHFRSKTDPIDFAHGSRALGSDTSKNKTGDQYLERSCSQEARLDDMTVNELACYFDDFVYIPKKMSSMAEMMYI from the exons ATGTTTCTTG GTGTAACAAATATGGGTGACAATGGAGGCACCAATAGCTCAGTGAAAATCCAGTTAACATCAGCATTCAGCAATTTAAAAGTCGGACAAGAACAAGATTTCCCTGGAAG ATGTAAAGAGGACCTGAAATTGCTCGGAGGAAGTGACAGAAATGAAATAGATGCCTTATGGTCAGCTGT GATTGGTCCAGATTCATCCAGGGAGGAGGTGGGTGCTGAAGTTCAGAATACCATCAAACACAAGAAGAAAATTCCTAAGAGAATGGAACCTTATCCCCAGGAGGTCATTTTTTCTATGCAGAAAATCTCTTTAgatcatgaaaagtgtgaaaatgAACAGTGCATGTGTTCAAAGCAAGGATGTCAGAGAGAGACTGGAAAAATGTACAATTACGCCAAAGTTGCCACTCTGACTCCGCCTCCTCGTAAATACATCAGGGAGGCTCGGCTAAAATATCATCATTCAGAGAAGGATAGAAAGCACATTATTAGGGCAGCACGATTAAAGTTAATGAAACCAGGAAGGCAAAGTGAACAAATTCCACTGCACGGAAAGGAAACAACATTACCAGCAGTGGGACATGATTTGAATAGTCAAGCAAGTAGTAATTTTCTCTTTGGGTCGGAATGTAAAACAAACCTTCAGAACTTTTCTTCTTTAATGCGGGGCTCCAGGGAAACCGCGAAAGATTTAGAATGCACCAGTCTTCATAAGAAGTTAAAATCTTCCAGTCATAAGCACCACTTCAGGTCGAAAACTGACCCGATTGATTTTGCCCATGGATCTAGAGCTTTGGGTTCTGATACATCAAAGAACAAAACGGGTGACCAGTACTTGGAGAGAAGTTGTTCACAGGAGGCCAGGCTAGATGACATGACAGTGAATGAATTGGCATGCTATTTTGACGATTTTGTTTATATTCCCAAGAAAATGTCAAGTATGGCAGAAATGATGTATATTTAG
- the LOC125669009 gene encoding transcriptional regulator ATRX homolog isoform X4: protein MELTEVVSPHVAVPVVGVLLCAFLVFAFGFKTPGQPPSFNFEEDNKRKRSKKSKSPRSQTNGHVVAVSDDETDNKTNAKPPTQSKNVSKSPKPSAKKSPEQNKKVKKTTKDVEESKPVASSPVSEDDGGGWTTQVSKKDKKQRKTIIESDIEEKTVEPVEEAIVEEKCKPMEQKKKIKKKNQQETVTVQDEKTPEAKPDLKETSTESSKKTKNKKKTEATKEPEKKPSEPEKKPSEPEKKPSEPEKKPSEAVKAVVEPEKKSEEKVKSSTPEDKNKTSPKKKKGASATDKEEVVKKPESAKETKKAADATQADQKKSKVKSDTSSDSKTVKAPPEAVSESKKPKTAEQPHVEAEVKSAENDGSSVSFDEIGDSWVEAKPKSKKKKARRDN from the exons ATGGAGCTGACAGAGGTGGTTTCTCCGCATGTTGCCGTGCCAGTAGTTGGAGTTTTGCTTTGTGCATTTTTGGTTTTTGCGTTTGGCTTTAAAACACCTGGTCAACCACCAAGCTTTAATTTTGAAGAAGATAACAAAAGGAAAAGATCAAAGAAATCAAAG tCTCCCAGGAGCCAGACGAATGGACATGTTGTAGCAGTAAGTGATGACGAAACTGACAACAAAACAAATGCCAAACCGCCTACACAGTCAAAAAATGTTTCTAAGTCTCCAAAACCAAGTGCCAAAAAATCTCCTGAACAGAATAAAAAG gtaAAGAAAACTACTAAAGATGTCGAAGAGTCTAAACCTGTGGCATCTTCACCTGTGTCTGAGGATGACGGAG GAGGATGGACCACTCAGGTGTCAAAGAAAGACAAGAAGCAGAGGAAGACGATCATTGAGTCCGACATCGAGGAGAAGACCGTGGAGCCTGTTGAGGAAGCCATCGTAGAGGAGAAGTGTAAACCCATGGAACAGAAAAAAAAGATCAAGAAGAAAAATCAGCAG GAGACTGTGACTGTCCAAGATGAGAAGACCCCAGAGGCAAAACCTGACCTGAAA GAGACGTCAACTGAAAGCAGCAAAAAAACCAAGAATAAGAAAAAGACAGAAGCCACTAAAGAACCAGAGAAAAAGCCAAGTGAACCAGAGAAAAAGCCAAGTGAACCAGAGAAAAAGCCAAGTGAACCAGAGAAAAAGCCAAGTGAAGCAGTGAAAGCAGTGGTTGAACCAGAGaagaaaagtgaagaaaaaGTCAAGTCAAGCACACCAGAGGATAAAAATAAAACGTCACCCAAAAAAAAGAAAGGAGCCTCTGCAACAGAT AAGGAGGAGGTGGTGAAGAAGCCCGAGTCAGCCAAAGAGACGAAGAAGGCAGCCGATGCTACTCAAGCTGATCAAAAGAAATCAAAAGTCAAGTCCGACACTTCCTCAGATTCAAAAACCGTCAAAGCACCCCCAGAAGCCGTCTCCGAATCAAAGAAACCTAAAACAGCCGAACAGCCAC ATGTTGAGGCTGAGGTGAAAAGTGCTGAAAATGATGGGTCATCTGTCTCATTTGATGAAATTGGAG ATTCCTGGGTTGAAGCCAAGCCTAAAAGCAAGAAGAAAAAAGCCAGGCGAGACAACTAG
- the LOC125669009 gene encoding transcriptional regulator ATRX homolog isoform X3, giving the protein MELTEVVSPHVAVPVVGVLLCAFLVFAFGFKTPGQPPSFNFEEDNKRKRSKKSKSPRSQTNGHVVAVSDDETDNKTNAKPPTQSKNVSKSPKPSAKKSPEQNKKVKKTTKDVEESKPVASSPVSEDDGGGWTTQVSKKDKKQRKTIIESDIEEKTVEPVEEAIVEEKCKPMEQKKKIKKKNQQQETVTVQDEKTPEAKPDLKETSTESSKKTKNKKKTEATKEPEKKPSEPEKKPSEPEKKPSEPEKKPSEAVKAVVEPEKKSEEKVKSSTPEDKNKTSPKKKKGASATDKEEVVKKPESAKETKKAADATQADQKKSKVKSDTSSDSKTVKAPPEAVSESKKPKTAEQPHVEAEVKSAENDGSSVSFDEIGDSWVEAKPKSKKKKARRDN; this is encoded by the exons ATGGAGCTGACAGAGGTGGTTTCTCCGCATGTTGCCGTGCCAGTAGTTGGAGTTTTGCTTTGTGCATTTTTGGTTTTTGCGTTTGGCTTTAAAACACCTGGTCAACCACCAAGCTTTAATTTTGAAGAAGATAACAAAAGGAAAAGATCAAAGAAATCAAAG tCTCCCAGGAGCCAGACGAATGGACATGTTGTAGCAGTAAGTGATGACGAAACTGACAACAAAACAAATGCCAAACCGCCTACACAGTCAAAAAATGTTTCTAAGTCTCCAAAACCAAGTGCCAAAAAATCTCCTGAACAGAATAAAAAG gtaAAGAAAACTACTAAAGATGTCGAAGAGTCTAAACCTGTGGCATCTTCACCTGTGTCTGAGGATGACGGAG GAGGATGGACCACTCAGGTGTCAAAGAAAGACAAGAAGCAGAGGAAGACGATCATTGAGTCCGACATCGAGGAGAAGACCGTGGAGCCTGTTGAGGAAGCCATCGTAGAGGAGAAGTGTAAACCCATGGAACAGAAAAAAAAGATCAAGAAGAAAAATCAGCAG CAGGAGACTGTGACTGTCCAAGATGAGAAGACCCCAGAGGCAAAACCTGACCTGAAA GAGACGTCAACTGAAAGCAGCAAAAAAACCAAGAATAAGAAAAAGACAGAAGCCACTAAAGAACCAGAGAAAAAGCCAAGTGAACCAGAGAAAAAGCCAAGTGAACCAGAGAAAAAGCCAAGTGAACCAGAGAAAAAGCCAAGTGAAGCAGTGAAAGCAGTGGTTGAACCAGAGaagaaaagtgaagaaaaaGTCAAGTCAAGCACACCAGAGGATAAAAATAAAACGTCACCCAAAAAAAAGAAAGGAGCCTCTGCAACAGAT AAGGAGGAGGTGGTGAAGAAGCCCGAGTCAGCCAAAGAGACGAAGAAGGCAGCCGATGCTACTCAAGCTGATCAAAAGAAATCAAAAGTCAAGTCCGACACTTCCTCAGATTCAAAAACCGTCAAAGCACCCCCAGAAGCCGTCTCCGAATCAAAGAAACCTAAAACAGCCGAACAGCCAC ATGTTGAGGCTGAGGTGAAAAGTGCTGAAAATGATGGGTCATCTGTCTCATTTGATGAAATTGGAG ATTCCTGGGTTGAAGCCAAGCCTAAAAGCAAGAAGAAAAAAGCCAGGCGAGACAACTAG
- the LOC125669009 gene encoding transcriptional regulator ATRX homolog isoform X1, translating into MELTEVVSPHVAVPVVGVLLCAFLVFAFGFKTPGQPPSFNFEEDNKRKRSKKSKSPRSQTNGHVVAVSDDETDNKTNAKPPTQSKNVSKSPKPSAKKSPEQNKKVKKTTKDVEESKPVASSPVSEDDGGGWTTQVSKKDKKQRKTIIESDIEEKTVEPVEEAIVEEKCKPMEQKKKIKKKNQQQETVTVQDEKTPEAKPDLKETSTESSKKTKNKKKTEATKEPEKKPSEPEKKPSEPEKKPSEPEKKPSEAVKAVVEPEKKSEEKVKSSTPEDKNKTSPKKKKGASATDKKEEVVKKPESAKETKKAADATQADQKKSKVKSDTSSDSKTVKAPPEAVSESKKPKTAEQPHVEAEVKSAENDGSSVSFDEIGDSWVEAKPKSKKKKARRDN; encoded by the exons ATGGAGCTGACAGAGGTGGTTTCTCCGCATGTTGCCGTGCCAGTAGTTGGAGTTTTGCTTTGTGCATTTTTGGTTTTTGCGTTTGGCTTTAAAACACCTGGTCAACCACCAAGCTTTAATTTTGAAGAAGATAACAAAAGGAAAAGATCAAAGAAATCAAAG tCTCCCAGGAGCCAGACGAATGGACATGTTGTAGCAGTAAGTGATGACGAAACTGACAACAAAACAAATGCCAAACCGCCTACACAGTCAAAAAATGTTTCTAAGTCTCCAAAACCAAGTGCCAAAAAATCTCCTGAACAGAATAAAAAG gtaAAGAAAACTACTAAAGATGTCGAAGAGTCTAAACCTGTGGCATCTTCACCTGTGTCTGAGGATGACGGAG GAGGATGGACCACTCAGGTGTCAAAGAAAGACAAGAAGCAGAGGAAGACGATCATTGAGTCCGACATCGAGGAGAAGACCGTGGAGCCTGTTGAGGAAGCCATCGTAGAGGAGAAGTGTAAACCCATGGAACAGAAAAAAAAGATCAAGAAGAAAAATCAGCAG CAGGAGACTGTGACTGTCCAAGATGAGAAGACCCCAGAGGCAAAACCTGACCTGAAA GAGACGTCAACTGAAAGCAGCAAAAAAACCAAGAATAAGAAAAAGACAGAAGCCACTAAAGAACCAGAGAAAAAGCCAAGTGAACCAGAGAAAAAGCCAAGTGAACCAGAGAAAAAGCCAAGTGAACCAGAGAAAAAGCCAAGTGAAGCAGTGAAAGCAGTGGTTGAACCAGAGaagaaaagtgaagaaaaaGTCAAGTCAAGCACACCAGAGGATAAAAATAAAACGTCACCCAAAAAAAAGAAAGGAGCCTCTGCAACAGAT AAGAAGGAGGAGGTGGTGAAGAAGCCCGAGTCAGCCAAAGAGACGAAGAAGGCAGCCGATGCTACTCAAGCTGATCAAAAGAAATCAAAAGTCAAGTCCGACACTTCCTCAGATTCAAAAACCGTCAAAGCACCCCCAGAAGCCGTCTCCGAATCAAAGAAACCTAAAACAGCCGAACAGCCAC ATGTTGAGGCTGAGGTGAAAAGTGCTGAAAATGATGGGTCATCTGTCTCATTTGATGAAATTGGAG ATTCCTGGGTTGAAGCCAAGCCTAAAAGCAAGAAGAAAAAAGCCAGGCGAGACAACTAG
- the LOC125669009 gene encoding transcriptional regulator ATRX homolog isoform X2 produces the protein MELTEVVSPHVAVPVVGVLLCAFLVFAFGFKTPGQPPSFNFEEDNKRKRSKKSKSPRSQTNGHVVAVSDDETDNKTNAKPPTQSKNVSKSPKPSAKKSPEQNKKVKKTTKDVEESKPVASSPVSEDDGGGWTTQVSKKDKKQRKTIIESDIEEKTVEPVEEAIVEEKCKPMEQKKKIKKKNQQETVTVQDEKTPEAKPDLKETSTESSKKTKNKKKTEATKEPEKKPSEPEKKPSEPEKKPSEPEKKPSEAVKAVVEPEKKSEEKVKSSTPEDKNKTSPKKKKGASATDKKEEVVKKPESAKETKKAADATQADQKKSKVKSDTSSDSKTVKAPPEAVSESKKPKTAEQPHVEAEVKSAENDGSSVSFDEIGDSWVEAKPKSKKKKARRDN, from the exons ATGGAGCTGACAGAGGTGGTTTCTCCGCATGTTGCCGTGCCAGTAGTTGGAGTTTTGCTTTGTGCATTTTTGGTTTTTGCGTTTGGCTTTAAAACACCTGGTCAACCACCAAGCTTTAATTTTGAAGAAGATAACAAAAGGAAAAGATCAAAGAAATCAAAG tCTCCCAGGAGCCAGACGAATGGACATGTTGTAGCAGTAAGTGATGACGAAACTGACAACAAAACAAATGCCAAACCGCCTACACAGTCAAAAAATGTTTCTAAGTCTCCAAAACCAAGTGCCAAAAAATCTCCTGAACAGAATAAAAAG gtaAAGAAAACTACTAAAGATGTCGAAGAGTCTAAACCTGTGGCATCTTCACCTGTGTCTGAGGATGACGGAG GAGGATGGACCACTCAGGTGTCAAAGAAAGACAAGAAGCAGAGGAAGACGATCATTGAGTCCGACATCGAGGAGAAGACCGTGGAGCCTGTTGAGGAAGCCATCGTAGAGGAGAAGTGTAAACCCATGGAACAGAAAAAAAAGATCAAGAAGAAAAATCAGCAG GAGACTGTGACTGTCCAAGATGAGAAGACCCCAGAGGCAAAACCTGACCTGAAA GAGACGTCAACTGAAAGCAGCAAAAAAACCAAGAATAAGAAAAAGACAGAAGCCACTAAAGAACCAGAGAAAAAGCCAAGTGAACCAGAGAAAAAGCCAAGTGAACCAGAGAAAAAGCCAAGTGAACCAGAGAAAAAGCCAAGTGAAGCAGTGAAAGCAGTGGTTGAACCAGAGaagaaaagtgaagaaaaaGTCAAGTCAAGCACACCAGAGGATAAAAATAAAACGTCACCCAAAAAAAAGAAAGGAGCCTCTGCAACAGAT AAGAAGGAGGAGGTGGTGAAGAAGCCCGAGTCAGCCAAAGAGACGAAGAAGGCAGCCGATGCTACTCAAGCTGATCAAAAGAAATCAAAAGTCAAGTCCGACACTTCCTCAGATTCAAAAACCGTCAAAGCACCCCCAGAAGCCGTCTCCGAATCAAAGAAACCTAAAACAGCCGAACAGCCAC ATGTTGAGGCTGAGGTGAAAAGTGCTGAAAATGATGGGTCATCTGTCTCATTTGATGAAATTGGAG ATTCCTGGGTTGAAGCCAAGCCTAAAAGCAAGAAGAAAAAAGCCAGGCGAGACAACTAG